Genomic window (Tripterygium wilfordii isolate XIE 37 chromosome 11, ASM1340144v1, whole genome shotgun sequence):
TTGAATCTGATCAGGCAAACAATATCACATTACTCAATTAActagcaagaaaaataaaaaataaaaaaaacgcttaattattgagtttaattaattactttttagGGATGTTGTATTCTGGGTATTTTTCACTGAGGAGTTTTGCAAGCTCGACAATGGTAGCCTCATGCGAGGAGCAAATGTAGCGACCCTTGGCCTGTGGATGCTCAAACAGGTAGATGTGACTCTCACACAGATCATCCAAGTGCACAAACTGTCCTTGCTTTATAATTGAATAGTGAGCTTCATTGCCTGTAATGTAATTTGATTAAACTATAAGTCAATAGAGATTAGGACGGGACAAATATTAATATACTGTTCGCAGAACTTAGATTCAAACCCCACACTATGGACGGAAATACAAGAATGGTTAACCAGTTGAACTGAGCATCGGCGCGTAATATTAATTGTACATGACTGACTATGTGGACCCACCTGTGAGTAGAGAAAGAGCAGTGATAAGGCTTGGAGGCATTGATGGCATGATGAATGGACCAACTACAAGAGTTGGTATAATACTGATGAAATCCAACTTGTTCTCCTCGGCAAATTTCCATGCTGCTTGTTCAGCCAGCGTCTTCGACACAAAGTACATCTGGGCCcacaaaaagaaatcaataaatttacTTGGGCCCATAAAAAGCCTACTGGGcccataataattataattgaagaattaatagagaaaaaaataagaggATATTAACCCATCCAGTCATTTTTATGGCGCGGACGAATTCCAAATCGCTCCAGCAATTTTCGTCATAGACTGGTCTTTGTTTCTCTTCCACATTGACTGTTCCAGCGGAGGATGTGAAGACAAGCCTGCGCACCGTTTTGGCCTTAACACATGCTTTCATTATGCTGATAACTCCATCAATGGTTGGCTTAATCACTTCATTCTGCAAATTACCCAAACACAAACAGATCAGACCAGACCAGAAACTAGTGAGTTTGACCTTCAGTTAGGCATTGGTGGATGGGGAAGCCCGCTAGACGGCTAGAGGAGTGGTCTCATATACGGACTTCCGTAACTTATACAGTACTTAATTGAGTTCTGAAAAAGTGTACAACAATGG
Coding sequences:
- the LOC120008961 gene encoding dihydroflavonol 4-reductase-like; amino-acid sequence: MGTVVAPQTQTVCVTGAAGYIGSWLVMKLLERDYVVRATVRDPENMKKVKHLLDLPKAKTNLTLWRADLAVDGSFDEAIQGCNGVFHVATPMDFESKDPENEVIKPTIDGVISIMKACVKAKTVRRLVFTSSAGTVNVEEKQRPVYDENCWSDLEFVRAIKMTGWMYFVSKTLAEQAAWKFAEENKLDFISIIPTLVVGPFIMPSMPPSLITALSLLTGNEAHYSIIKQGQFVHLDDLCESHIYLFEHPQAKGRYICSSHEATIVELAKLLSEKYPEYNIPKKFKDVDENLKRIVFSSKKLTDAGFQFKYSLEDMFVEAIETCQAKGLLPSP